From the genome of Fibrobacter sp.:
CACCATCCAGCTCCCTGAAGGTGTCGAGATGGTTACCCCGGGTGACACCGTTACCATCCACGTGAACCTGATCGCCCCCATCGCCATGGAAAAGCAGCTCCGCTTCGC
Proteins encoded in this window:
- the tuf gene encoding elongation factor Tu (EF-Tu; promotes GTP-dependent binding of aminoacyl-tRNA to the A-site of ribosomes during protein biosynthesis; when the tRNA anticodon matches the mRNA codon, GTP hydrolysis results; the inactive EF-Tu-GDP leaves the ribosome and release of GDP is promoted by elongation factor Ts; many prokaryotes have two copies of the gene encoding EF-Tu), whose product is TIQLPEGVEMVTPGDTVTIHVNLIAPIAMEKQLRFAIREGGRTVGAGSVTEIIK